One Pelodiscus sinensis isolate JC-2024 chromosome 25, ASM4963464v1, whole genome shotgun sequence DNA window includes the following coding sequences:
- the C25H1orf216 gene encoding UPF0500 protein C1orf216 homolog, whose protein sequence is MFAVCQPDVPRNAPFHESKRDPMLGTAFLGEWERRQDKNFNFVEEGYDSNENWNQAVVRTRMEGDSGQLENMTNPADNLVLLMQRQTAKGRLRDAPPGLKSDELGLSKEDVRSPPEGAEVSGTEKEKAATENAAKECNKLAGSPLEDNGYASSSLSFDSPDSSTSNSWEAPTADTNDLRNQPDPQLPDNNAENISDSDTSFPVLAEAFQILQDKMRFKEREKEKHHLHLVMYRRLALLRWIRGLQQKVVFQQNQLQESFDTILDNRKELLRYIQQGVVCPKAPGHAGL, encoded by the coding sequence ATGTTTGCAGTGTGCCAGCCAGACGTCCCCCGGAATGCTCCATTCCACGAGAGCAAGCGGGACCCCATGCTGGGCACAGCCTTCCTCGGAGAATGGGAGCGCAGGCAGGACAAGAATTTCAACTTTGTGGAGGAAGGGTATGACAGCAATGAGAACTGGAACCAGGCGGTGGTGAGGACCCGGATGGAGGGGGACTCCGGCCAGCTAGAAAACATGACAAATCCAGCCGATAATCTGGTGTTATTAATGCAGAGACAGACAGCTAAGGGCAGGCTTAGGGATGCTCCCCCAGGGCTGAAGTCAGACGAGCTGGGCCTCTCCAAGGAGGATGTGCGCAGCCCCCCTGAGGGAGCCGAGGTCAGTGGCACCGAGAAGGAGAAAGCGGCTACCGAGAATGCAGCCAAAGAATGCAACAAGTTGGCTGGCTCCCCCTTAGAAGACAATGGCTATGCCAGCAGCTCCCTCAGCTTTGACAGCCCAGACAGTAGCACCAGCAATTCCTGGGAGGCTCCCACCGCTGACACCAATGACCTGAGGAAccagccagatcctcaactgccCGACAATAATGCTGAAAACATCTCCGACTCAGACACCAGCTTCCCAGTGCTGGCTGAGGCCTTCCAGATCCTCCAGGACAAAATGAGATTCAAGGAGCGGGAAAAGGAGAAGCACCACCTCCACTTGGTGATGTATCGGCGCCTGGCCCTGCTGCGCTGGATCCGCGGCCTCCAGCAGAAAGTGGTGTTTCAGCAGAACCAGCTCCAGGAGAGCTTCGACACCATCCTGGACAACCGCAAAGAGCTCCTCCGGTACATCCAGCAGGGCGTGGTGTGCCCCAAGGCACCGGGTCACGCTGGCCTGTGA